The window CCCACCGTGGAGGATACGACCTTGGCCGAAGTTATCGAATGGGTTCCCAACATCAGTGAAGGCCGCCGTCTCGATGTAGTGGAGCAGATCGTCGCCCCGTTGAAGGATCTCGAGGGCCTCAAGCTCCTCGATTACTCCTCGGATCCCGATCACAACCGCACCGTCATCACCGCCGTCGGCGACGAGGACGCCCTCGAACGCGGTACCCTGGCCCTCTACGGCGGCGCCCTCGAACACATCGACATGAACGCCCAGTCCGGCGAGCATCCCCGCCTGGGCGCCGTCGACGTCTGCCCCTACGTTCCGGTGCGCGAGACCTCGATGAAGTCCTGTGTCAAGCTCTCCAAGCGCATCGCCGAGAAGGTCGCCGCAGCCTACGACCTCCCCGTCTATCTCTACCGCGAGTCGGCCACCGCCGAGCACCGCGAGAGCCAGTCCACCATCCGCAGCAAGCTGGGCGAGTACGAGGGGCTGGCCGCCAACATGGGCGGCGAGCAGTGGACGCCGGACTTCGGACCCGCCGAGCCCCATCCCACGGCCGGTGCGACGATCATCGGCGCCCGCCCCTTCCTGATCGCCTTCAACGTCAACCTCGACACCACCAGCGTCAAGATCGGTAAACGCATCGCCAAGGCCGTCCGCGGCAGCTCCGGCGGCTACCTCAACGTCCAGGGCGCCGGCTTCTACCTCGAGGATTTCGAGGAGGGCCCGGTCACCGTCCGCTCCTACGACGAGAACGGCGCGCCGATCGTCCGTCACGGCACCTATCGCCGCCCCGCCGGCATGGTCCAGATCTCGATGAATTTTCTCAATTACCGCAAGACGCCGCTGTACCGCGTCCTGGAGACCATCCGCCGCGAGGCCGCCCGCTACGGCGTCGCCGTCGTCCAGACCGAACTCGTCGGTCTGGCCCCCGCCGAGGCCTTCATCTTCGCCGCCCGCTGGTACATGCAGACCGACAACCTGCGCCTCGATCAGCATATCATCGACTTCCAGATCTAACTCCGATCCCCGCGGGGTGAGAAGCGCATGAAGACAAAGGCGCCCGACCTGATCATCCATAACAGCGGCTTGGTGATCACCTGCGCCGGTAAGGCTCCCCGGCGCGGCCCCGACCAGGGCGAGTTGGCCGCCGTCGCCGACGGTGCCGTCGCCGTTCGCGGCGACAAGATCCTCGCCGTCGGACCCCAACGGGAAATCCTCGATCTGGCCGACCGCCATACCCGGATGATCGACGTCGGCGGGCGGATGATCCTGCCCGGACTCGTCGACCCCCACACCCATCCCGTCTACGGCGGCGATCGCGCCGACGAGTTCCTCAAGCGCCTGGCCGGAGTCGATTACGAAACCCTCCACGCCGAGGGCGGCGGCATCCAGGCCACCGTTCGCGCCACCCGGGACCTGACCGTCGCCGACCTCGTCGAACAGGCCCGGCCCCGCCTGGCCCGGATGATGTCCAACGGGGTAACGACCTTCGAAGCCAAATCCGGCTACGCCCTCGACGTCCCCGGCGAGCTGGCCCTGCTCCAGGCCGTCCGCGAACTCGATCAGGCCGGCCCCTGGGAGCTGGTGCCCACCTTCATGGGCGCCCACACCCTGCCCGACGAATACAAGAACGACCGCCGGGGCTTCGTCGATCTGGTCATCAACGAGATGCTGCCCCAGATCGAGGCCCTCAAGCTGGCCGAGTTCTGCGACGTCTTCTGCGAGCGCGGCGCCTTCGACGTCGACGAGAGCCGGGAGATCCTCCTCGCCGGTCGCAGCCGCGGCCTGACGCCCAAGATCCACGCCGACGAGCTGTCGGCCTCCGGCGGCACCGAGCTGGGGGTCGAACTCGGCGCTCGCAGCGTCGATCACCTGCCCTACGTCTCCGAGCGCGGCATCGAGCTGCTGGCCGACAGCGACACCGTCGCCGTGCTGCTGCCCGCCACCACCTTCTTCCTCTTCAAGGAACACTACGCCCCGGGACGCAGACTGGTCGACGCCGGAGCGATCGTCGCCCTGGCCTCGGACCACAACCCGGGCAGCTCCCACACCCTCGACTACTTCCGCGTGCTCGAACTGGCCGTCATGCGCTGCGGCCTGACCGCCGAGGAGGCCCTCGTCGCCGCCACCATCAACGCCGCCTATGCCGTCGACCGCCACGACCGCATCGGCAGCCTGGAGCCCGGCAAGCAGGCCGACCTGGCCATCACCGACGTCTACCGTCCCGCCGAGCTGATCTACGGCTGGGGCGTCAACCATGTCACCGGCGTCGTCAAACGCGGCAAGCTGATCAACCGCCGCCGCAGCCACCACCGCGAAACCCGCAAACCGCCGCGCAACCTCTCCCGGCTGTTCCACGACTAGCAGACGGCCGGAGACCGTTGACACCGGTCCTGCGGTGATTGCGAGGCCCGCCCGGCCGCAACTGGCACGGTTTTTGCGTCGGCGGACGGTGTCGAACGTACTGCGGTTTCCGGGCTGCAAAAACCGTGCCAGTTGCGGCCGGGCAGAAGCGGCGGTGATCGAGAGAGGTCATGTCAACGGTCTCCGGCCGCTCGGCACGCTGCGGCGGCGGCGGATGAAAGAAGTCAACGACGGTTCGGGCGATCCGTAATCGCCGTTTTCATCCAGTCACAAACAGTTTCAAGCATTCACACAAAACCTCAGCAGCTCAACGAACCCTGGAGGTCGATTAGTGCTCACCGGACTGAAGATCAGCGAATTCTTGGACAAGCTGGGTTCCAACGAACCGGCCCCGGGCGGCGGCTCGGCCGCGGCTTTGGCCGGCGCCATGGGCGCCAATCTGCTGACGATGGTCTGCGCCCTGACCGAGGGCAAGAAAGGCTACGAGGACTACGCCGAGGAATGCGCCGCCGCCCGGGGGGCGATCGGCGAAACGGCGACCCGGCTCCAGCAACTCGTCGACGAGGACACGGCGGCCTTCAACGAGCTGATGGCGGCCTTCAAGATGTCCAAGAAGGGCAAGGAGAACAAGGCCGCCCGCAGCCGGGCCATCCAGGAGGCCACCAAGAAGGCCACCCAGACCCCCCTGGAGGTCGCCGAGCTCTGCCGGGACACCCTGCGCCGTGCCCCGCGCCTGGCCGAGATCGGCAACAAGAACGCCATCTCCGATGTCGGCGTCGGTGCGCTATTGCTGACCAACGCCGTCAACGGCGCCCTGCTCAACGTGGCCATCAACCTGCCCGGCCTCAAGGACGAGGCCTTCGTCAACGAGGTCAAGGCCAAGCGCGAGGTGCTGCTGCGCGGCGTGGCCACGGATCTCAACGCCGCCCTGGCCGTCGTTCACCGCCACGTGGATTAGTTTCCCCCAGCTCACTGCGGGACGGCCGCGGCCGTCCCGTTTGTATGAAAGCCGCCGCCATGGACCGCGAGCTGTACCTGCTGCGCCACGCCGAAACCGAAGCCAACTCCCGGGGCATCCTTCAGGGTCGGCTGGACTATCCCCTGACGATTCGGGGACAGCGTCAGGCCGCCGCCCTGGGGCCGGTGCTGATCGGGTTGGAGTTCGATCTGCTGTTGCGCTCACCGGCGCAACGCGTCGCCGCCACTCTGGCCCCGGCCCGGGAGCTGGGGTTGCCCGAGGCCGCAATCCGCGAGGACTTGCAGGAGATCGACCTCGGGAGCTTGAGCGGAATCAGCGGGGAGGACTTCGCCGCCCGCTTCGCCGCCGAGATCGACCTCGAGGAGTACCGCCGCGGCGAGTACCGCTTTGGCGGCGGCGAGTCGCGCCGGGAGCTCTACGACCGCGCCGCCGGGGTCTGGCGCAGCCTGGAGCGGCTGGAGTTCCGCCGCGGGCTGCTGGCCGCCCACGGCGGGCTGCTTTCCCAGCTCCTCGCCGTCGCCCTGGGGGTGCCCAACGA of the Candidatus Coatesbacteria bacterium genome contains:
- the ftcD gene encoding glutamate formimidoyltransferase, translated to MAEVIEWVPNISEGRRLDVVEQIVAPLKDLEGLKLLDYSSDPDHNRTVITAVGDEDALERGTLALYGGALEHIDMNAQSGEHPRLGAVDVCPYVPVRETSMKSCVKLSKRIAEKVAAAYDLPVYLYRESATAEHRESQSTIRSKLGEYEGLAANMGGEQWTPDFGPAEPHPTAGATIIGARPFLIAFNVNLDTTSVKIGKRIAKAVRGSSGGYLNVQGAGFYLEDFEEGPVTVRSYDENGAPIVRHGTYRRPAGMVQISMNFLNYRKTPLYRVLETIRREAARYGVAVVQTELVGLAPAEAFIFAARWYMQTDNLRLDQHIIDFQI
- a CDS encoding imidazolonepropionase, with product MKTKAPDLIIHNSGLVITCAGKAPRRGPDQGELAAVADGAVAVRGDKILAVGPQREILDLADRHTRMIDVGGRMILPGLVDPHTHPVYGGDRADEFLKRLAGVDYETLHAEGGGIQATVRATRDLTVADLVEQARPRLARMMSNGVTTFEAKSGYALDVPGELALLQAVRELDQAGPWELVPTFMGAHTLPDEYKNDRRGFVDLVINEMLPQIEALKLAEFCDVFCERGAFDVDESREILLAGRSRGLTPKIHADELSASGGTELGVELGARSVDHLPYVSERGIELLADSDTVAVLLPATTFFLFKEHYAPGRRLVDAGAIVALASDHNPGSSHTLDYFRVLELAVMRCGLTAEEALVAATINAAYAVDRHDRIGSLEPGKQADLAITDVYRPAELIYGWGVNHVTGVVKRGKLINRRRSHHRETRKPPRNLSRLFHD
- a CDS encoding methenyltetrahydrofolate cyclohydrolase, which codes for MLTGLKISEFLDKLGSNEPAPGGGSAAALAGAMGANLLTMVCALTEGKKGYEDYAEECAAARGAIGETATRLQQLVDEDTAAFNELMAAFKMSKKGKENKAARSRAIQEATKKATQTPLEVAELCRDTLRRAPRLAEIGNKNAISDVGVGALLLTNAVNGALLNVAINLPGLKDEAFVNEVKAKREVLLRGVATDLNAALAVVHRHVD